In Drosophila yakuba strain Tai18E2 chromosome X, Prin_Dyak_Tai18E2_2.1, whole genome shotgun sequence, a single genomic region encodes these proteins:
- the LOC6525699 gene encoding integrator complex subunit 2 has product MPVKMYDVSPRVFCAMQNLDITLLASYPEAEIRPVLPSLVRMSLLSPLDNTESSMESRKQILAVLIGIEVVNSIVSYLQVNYHELENELKKELQARQKSAFFEGQQHEYGLQSGIALGFERADVARKVRVVLSEIFNLQQQVSEQKPAAHSEMLDDGIYLEEVVDILCIALAELPSLLNILELTDALVHVPNGHRIICALVANFPDCYRDVVSHVIANCDEDGSDGKHRLMLLMGLSEMNPSQALANRSMCVDMLKVPSFMLKLTLKHPEDLIAFLTGLLLGNDQNLRSWFAVYIRSSQKRKGDALNLVRVELLQKVIQTTTNAAELRDFNLQGAVLLRLYCALRGIGGLKFNDDEINALSQLVTSCPQATPSGVRFVTLALCMLIACPSLVSTIPLENKAVEWLQWLIREDAFFCKRSGTSTSLGEMLLLLAIHFHSNQISAISEMVCSTLAMKIPIRPNSTNRIKQLFTQDLFTEQVVALHAVRVPVTPNLNGTIPGYLPVHCIHQLLKSRTFLKHKVPIKSWIFKQICSSVRPVHPVMPALVEVFVNTLIIPNPTGKVNIDHMHRPFTEAEILHVFRTSKLTFFAEELPPMAESDELSQIEVTCPLTAQLLMIYYLMLYEDTRLMNLSALGGRKQKEYSNNFLGGLPLKYLLQKAHNYHHDYLSLFHPLLRLIISNYPHLSMVDDWLEEHNLAQGNSTVVVSKRELKPEQLDRALAAIQTKPHLAIRVFKQLLQMPPETQAQYGQQLVQHLPMVFAKSVPRYIKDLYNDIWLRLNAVLPTTLWIMSLRAITNSSDSINRRTFANESLLEPMEVLSCPRSVFCSPYLLMILLRILKGSLAASKTYLNVHMQMQQKQVLDKNGMVQTDAVWEDLRTTLIASQESAAVHILLEVLEYMASKASDRVSHLELREIQGIIGTYVHQAFISEPSLAKLVHFQTYPKSVIPMIVASVPSMHICIDFVHEFLNVTEMDKQIFTIELTSHLVLNYSIPKSLGVSKFCLNVIQTTLSLLTASAKCKFLRNVLPAMVRFVETFPILADDCVNILMTTGRSLHSQSSLGVTTMQMPLTESAKLCSYRDAQLHIIMIEDAFKALVTAVMQKSELY; this is encoded by the exons ATGCCGGTGAAGATGTACGATGTGTCGCCGCGCGTTTTCTGCGCCATGCAGAATCTGGACATCACCCTGCTGGCCAGCTATCCGGAGGCAGAGATTCGGCCCGTTCTGCCTTCGCTGGTGCGGATGAGCCTGCTCTCGCCACTGGACAACACCGAATCGTCGATGGAGTCGCGCAAACAGATTCTGGCCGTGCTCATCGGCATCGAGGTGGTGAACAGCATCGTCTCCTATCTGCAGGTCAACTACCATGAGCTGGAGAACGAACTGAAGAAGGAGCTGCAGGCCCGCCAGAAGTCTGCCTTCTTCGAGGGACAGCAACACGAGTACGGACTGCAGTCGGGCATCGCACTGGGCTTTGAGCGGGCGGATGTGGCACGCAAGGTACGCGTGGTGCTCTCGGAGATCTTcaatctgcagcagcaggtcTCCGAACAGAAGCCTGCCGCCCACTCGGAGATGCTGGACGATGGCATCTATCTGGAGGAGGTGGTCGACATCCTGTGCATTGCTCTCGCCGAGCTGCCCTCCCTGCTGAACATACTGGAGCTAACGGACGCACTTGTCCATGTACCCAACGGGCATCGCATCATCTGCGCCCTGGTCGCCAACTTTCCGGATTGCTATCGCGACGTTGTCTCACATGTGATCGCCAACTGCGACGAGGATGGCAGCGATGGCAAGCACCGGTTGATGCTGCTAATGGGGCTCAGCGAAATGAATCCCTCTCAAGCGCTGGCCAACAGGTCCATGTGCGTGGACATGCTCAAGGTGCCGTCGTTCATGCTCAAGCTCACGCTCAAGCATCCCGAGGATCTG ATCGCCTTTCTCACGGGTCTGCTGCTGGGCAATGACCAGAATCTGCGCTCCTGGTTCGCCGTTTACATACGCTCCAGTCAGAAGCGAAAGGGCGACGCACTGAATCTGGTGCGCGTGGAGTTGCTGCAGAAGGTGATCCAAACGACGACCAATGCGGCGGAGCTGCGCGACTTCAATCTTCAGGGCGCGGTGCTGTTGCGACTGTACTGTGCCCTTCGCGGCATTGGTGGTCTGAAGTTCAATGACGATGAGATCAATGCTCTGTCGCAGCTGGTCACGAGTTGTCCGCAGGCGACGCCCTCGGGCGTAAGATTCGTAACGCTGGCGCTGTGCATGCTCATCGCCTGTCCCTCGCTGGTGTCCACCATTCCCCTGGAGAACAAGGCTGTGGAGTGGCTGCAGTGGTTGATTCGCGAGGATGCCTTCTTCTGCAAGCGCTCCGGCACCAGCACCTCGCTGGGTGAgatgctcctgctgctggccatTCACTTTCACAGCAATCAGATCTCGGCCATCAGCGAGATGGTCTGCTCCACGCTGGCCATGAAGATACCCATACGGCCCAATAGTACAAACAGAATCAAGCAGCTCTTCACGCAGGACCTGTTCACGGAGCAGGTGGTGGCGCTGCATGCGGTTCGGGTACCCGTCACTCCGAATTTAAATGGCACCATACCGGGCTACCTGCCGGTACACTGCATCCATCAACTGCTGAAATCGAGGACATTCCTCAAGCACAAAGTGCCCATTAAGTCGTGGATCTTTAAGCAAATATGCAGCTCGGTGAGGCCAGTGCATCCGGTAATGCCGGCCCTGGTGGAGGTCTTTGTCAACACGCTGATAATACCCAATCCCACCGGAAAGGTGAATATTGATCACATGCACCGGCCCTTCACCGAGGCCGAAATCCTGCACGTGTTTCGCACATCCAAGCTCACATTCTTCGCCGAGGAGCTGCCACCAATGGCGGAAAGTGACGAGCTGAGCCAGATCGAGGTGACGTGTCCACTAACCGCCCAGCTGCTGATGATCTACTACCTCATGTTGTACGAGGATACGCGGCTGATGAACCTCAGCGCTTTGGGTGGCCGCAAGCAGAAGGAGTACTCCAACAACTTTCTGGGCGGACTGCCACTGAAGTATCTGCTGCAGAAGGCGCACAACTACCACCACGACTATCTCTCGCTGTTCCATCCGCTGCTGCGTTTGATCATCTCCAATTATCCGCATCTCAGCATGGTTGACGACTGGTTGGAGGAGCACAACCTGGCGCAGGGCAACTCCACGGTGGTGGTGAGCAAGCGTGAACTGAAGCCGGAGCAACTAGATCGTGCACTGGCCGCCATTCAAACGAAACCGCATCTGGCCATCCGTGTGTTCAAGCAGCTGCTCCAAATGCCTCCAGAAACGCAGGCACAATATGGTCAACAGCTGGTGCAGCATCTACCAATGGTGTTTGCCAAGTCGGTGCCGCGTTACATCAAGGATCTGTACAACGATATTTGGCTGCGCCTGAACGCCGTGCTGCCCACCACGCTGTGGATCATGTCGCTGCGAGCGATTACCAACAGCTCGGATTCGATCAACCGACGGACCTTTGCCAACGAGAGTCTTCTGGAGCCCATGGAGGTGCTAAG TTGCCCACGCTCCGTGTTCTGTTCGCCTTATTTGCTGATGATCCTGCTGCGCATCCTGAAGGGCAGCCTGGCCGCCTCGAAGACCTATCTCAATGTGCACATGCAGATGCAGCAGAAACAGGTGCTGGACAAGAACGGCATGGTGCAGACGGATGCGGTTTGGGAGGACCTAAGGACCACGCTGATTGCATCGCAGGAGAGCGCCGCCGTGCACATTCTGCTGGAGGTGCTGGAGTACATGGCCAGCAAGGCATCGGACCGGGTGTCGCATCTGGAGCTGCGTGAGATACAGGGCATCATTGGCACCTATGTGCATCAGGCATTCATCTCGGAACCTTCTCTGGCGAAACTAGTGCACTTCCAAACGTATCCAAAGTCTGTTATTCCCATGATTGTGGCCAGTGTGCCATCGATGCACATATGCATTGATTTCGTTCACGAATTCCTCAACGTCACCGAGATGGACAAGCAGATCTTCACCATCGAACTGACCTCCCACCTGGTGCTCAACTATTCGATACCCAAGAGTTTGGGCGTCTCGAAATTCTGCCTGAATGTGATCCAGACGACGTTGTCCCTGCTGACCGCATCGGCCAAGTGTAAATTCCTGCGCAATGTGCTGCCAGCGATGGTGCGGTTCGTGGAAACGTTTCCCATTCTGGCCGACGATTGCGTCAACATCCTGATGACCACCGGGCGCAGTCTGCATTCGCAGTCATCGCTGGGCGTGACCACCATGCAAATGCCCCTCACCGAGAGCGCCAAGCTCTGCTCGTATCGGGATGCCCAGCTGCACATCATCATGATCGAGGACGCGTTCAAGGCGCTGGTCACGGCCGTCATGCAAAAATCGGAGCTGTATTAG